The sequence below is a genomic window from Armatimonadota bacterium.
GCGGCGCGATCAGCATCGGGTAGATCACGCTGTCTCGCAGCGGCAGAATGCTGATCTCCTCGGGAACGACGGGCTTGCGCTCCTCCTCATCGGGCATCACATCATGCACGATAGGTGGCCGTTCCGGTTCGGAATCGGTCGTTTGGTCTTCGATGGGTAGTTTTAGATCAGCCATTTATTCTGTTTCGATGACAACTTGCTGGGGTGCGGACGGCTTCTTAGGAATCAGGACAATGAGCATTCCGTTTCGGAAGATCGCTCGGATATCGTTGATGTCGACGGAAACGTCGGGCGGCAGAGCAACCTCACGCTCGAATTCGCCATAAAGTATCTCTAATTGAAATACGCCGACGCGCTCCTGTTCTGACTCAACATCCTCGTGCCGCATTCCCCGAAGAAGAATCGCGTGTTGCTCAGGAATGTACAGCAGGTCGACCGAGTCGCCTTTCACGCCTGCCAGTTCGGCCTTCAGCACCAGCCGCTCGGTCTCTTCGGTAAGGTCGACCAAGGGCTCCCAACTCTTCTTGGTCGCCAGCCGCGGGCGCGCGCTCGAAAGCTCACCGCTGAGCTTGCTCAGATCGGATACGCCCTGCCAAAAGAATTCGTCACGGTCTCGTCGAGACATCTTCTCTTATTTTGCCTCTAAAGAGAGCTTACTTGTCCAAGCCCAGATGGTTAACAACACCATGAGTCCAGCAGAAAGCTGTAAGGCGAACGGCAAACCCTTGTGTTCCGCGATCCATCCGAACGGGTAAACGCCGATCGGTCCGATGCCGCTGAGAGCCCAAATGTGCATCGAAATGACCCTTCCGCGCAAGTGCTCGGGCGCAATTTGCTGAAACAAAGAGTTGCAGGTATTAAAAATCGTGACGTTGCTGAGGCCCAGCAAAATCAGTACTGGCATCGCTACCCAAATGGTCGTGGCGAAAGAGAGCAGCAACAAGCCGATCGTCACGAGGGTCACACTGCCTCGGATCAGCAAGCCTTTGATGTCGTCGTCGGCCGTCTTGGCCACAATGATCAGCGCCAAGATCGCCCCAATCCCAACGCCGGTGGTCACGATGCCGACGCCCTCGTCGCCCATGTGAAGCATGTCCTTGGCGATGGCTGGCATCTGAACCAGATAGAAAAGGGCGAGGAACGACAGACCGGTTTCCAGCAAAAAGAGCATCCGCAGACGCTTCTCGCGCCAGGTGTACCGAAAGCCTTCGACGATGAGGTCGAACATTGCCGAGGTGCGGTCGGCTTTGGCGCTCAGGTCCGCTTTGATCGCCAATGCGGCGAAGATGAGGGCGATGAAGGAGATTCCATTGATCAGATAGCACGAATCGACCCCAAACCGCACCAAGAGCAGAGCCGCCAGGGCTGGCCCAAACACGCGGGCCAGATTGAAGGTCAGACCCTGAAAGGGGATGGCGATGGCAAGATCTTCCTTGGGCACGACTGAACTCACGGTCGCCTGGCGCGCCGGCATCTCAAAGCACGACACGATGCCATTGAGGAAGGCGATGACAAAAAGATGCTCCACCCGAACGGTCTTGGTCCAGGTCAGATAGGCCACCAAGAGCGCAGTCATAGCCAGAAGAACCTGACTCCACGCCAGGAGCGCGCGCTTGTTCATTTTGTCCACGTAGCTCCCCGCGAAGGGGCCGAGTAAGGTCACCGGGATCATCGAACACAGCGAAATCAGGGCCAGACGCTCCTTACTGCCGGTCAGGTCGTACACCAAAACGCCTTGGCCGACGTTCTGCACCCAAGAGCCGACGAAAGAAAGAAAAGCGCCGATCCAGAGGAGGCGGAAATCGCGATAGCGAAAGACCCGATAGAACTTCGACTCGGGGTTTTTCAGAAAACTGAGTGCGCGCGCCGGAGTGAAGGTTTGAAAGCGCGCCATTTGCTCAATAGTATGCCCCGCTGACGGCGGGTTCTCTTATTCCTACGATCCCTCGATAACGAAGGTCGGCAATCC
It includes:
- a CDS encoding Hsp20 family protein; this encodes MSRRDRDEFFWQGVSDLSKLSGELSSARPRLATKKSWEPLVDLTEETERLVLKAELAGVKGDSVDLLYIPEQHAILLRGMRHEDVESEQERVGVFQLEILYGEFEREVALPPDVSVDINDIRAIFRNGMLIVLIPKKPSAPQQVVIETE
- a CDS encoding MFS transporter, whose product is MARFQTFTPARALSFLKNPESKFYRVFRYRDFRLLWIGAFLSFVGSWVQNVGQGVLVYDLTGSKERLALISLCSMIPVTLLGPFAGSYVDKMNKRALLAWSQVLLAMTALLVAYLTWTKTVRVEHLFVIAFLNGIVSCFEMPARQATVSSVVPKEDLAIAIPFQGLTFNLARVFGPALAALLLVRFGVDSCYLINGISFIALIFAALAIKADLSAKADRTSAMFDLIVEGFRYTWREKRLRMLFLLETGLSFLALFYLVQMPAIAKDMLHMGDEGVGIVTTGVGIGAILALIIVAKTADDDIKGLLIRGSVTLVTIGLLLLSFATTIWVAMPVLILLGLSNVTIFNTCNSLFQQIAPEHLRGRVISMHIWALSGIGPIGVYPFGWIAEHKGLPFALQLSAGLMVLLTIWAWTSKLSLEAK